From a region of the Azospirillum formosense genome:
- the gcl gene encoding glyoxylate carboligase, whose amino-acid sequence MARMMAIEAAVHVLEKEGVSVCFGVPGAAINPFYAALQRNGRIGHVLARHVEGASHMAEGYTRAKAGNIGVCIGTSGPAGTDMITGLYSASADSIPILCITGQAPRARLHKEDFQAVDIPSIAKPVAKWAVTVLEPGQVPYAFQQAFHLMRSGRPGPVLLDLPIDVQMAEIEFDPDSYEPLPTYKPAATRAQVEKALAMLNAAERPLLVAGGGIINADASDRLVEFAEIAGLPVIPTLMAWGAIPDDHPLMAGMVGLQTAHRYGNAAMLASDFVLGIGNRWANRHTGSVDVYTKGRKFVHVDIEPTQIGRVFAPDLGIVSDAGAALDLFIEVAKEWKAAGKLRDWSEWVKTCQVRKRSMLRRSDFANVPIKPQRVYQEMNTAFGEDVCYVSTIGLSQIAGAQFLHVYKPRHWINCGQAGPLGWTLPAALGVRVADPKRKIVALSGDYDFQFLIEELAVGAQFKLPYIHVLVNNSYLGLIRQAQRAFQMDFQVQLSFENINAPEIGVYGVDHVAVAEGLGCKAIRVTDPDNLQSAFAQAQQWMDEFQVPVVVEVILERVTNIAMGTEINNITEFEDVLDVPADEPELVRV is encoded by the coding sequence ATGGCTAGGATGATGGCGATTGAAGCGGCGGTGCATGTCCTGGAAAAGGAAGGCGTGTCCGTTTGCTTTGGCGTCCCCGGAGCGGCCATCAATCCGTTCTACGCGGCGCTGCAACGCAACGGCCGCATCGGCCACGTTCTTGCGCGCCATGTCGAAGGCGCGTCGCATATGGCCGAAGGCTACACGCGCGCCAAGGCCGGCAACATCGGCGTCTGCATCGGCACCTCCGGCCCCGCCGGCACCGACATGATCACGGGCCTTTATTCGGCCTCCGCCGACTCCATTCCGATCCTGTGCATCACCGGCCAGGCGCCGCGCGCCCGCCTGCACAAAGAGGATTTCCAGGCCGTGGACATCCCGTCCATCGCCAAGCCGGTCGCCAAGTGGGCGGTCACCGTGCTGGAGCCGGGGCAGGTCCCCTACGCCTTCCAGCAGGCCTTCCACCTGATGCGCTCCGGCCGGCCCGGCCCGGTGCTGCTCGACCTGCCGATCGACGTGCAGATGGCCGAGATCGAGTTCGATCCTGACTCCTACGAGCCGCTGCCCACCTACAAGCCGGCGGCGACCCGCGCCCAGGTGGAGAAGGCGCTGGCCATGCTGAACGCGGCGGAGCGTCCGCTGCTGGTGGCCGGCGGCGGCATCATCAACGCCGACGCCAGCGACCGTCTGGTCGAGTTCGCCGAGATCGCCGGCCTGCCGGTCATCCCAACCCTGATGGCCTGGGGCGCCATCCCGGACGACCATCCGCTGATGGCCGGCATGGTCGGTCTGCAGACCGCCCACCGCTACGGCAACGCCGCCATGCTGGCGTCCGACTTCGTGCTGGGCATCGGCAACCGCTGGGCCAACCGCCACACCGGCTCGGTCGACGTCTACACCAAGGGCCGCAAGTTCGTGCATGTGGACATCGAGCCGACCCAGATCGGCCGCGTCTTCGCGCCGGACCTGGGCATCGTGTCCGACGCCGGGGCCGCGCTCGACCTCTTCATCGAGGTGGCGAAGGAATGGAAGGCCGCCGGCAAGCTGCGCGACTGGTCGGAGTGGGTGAAGACCTGCCAGGTCCGCAAGCGCTCCATGCTGCGCAGGTCGGACTTCGCCAACGTGCCGATCAAGCCGCAACGCGTCTATCAGGAGATGAACACCGCCTTCGGCGAGGACGTCTGCTACGTCTCGACCATCGGCCTGTCGCAGATCGCCGGCGCGCAGTTCCTGCACGTCTACAAGCCGCGCCATTGGATCAACTGCGGTCAGGCCGGTCCGCTCGGCTGGACCCTGCCGGCGGCGCTCGGCGTTCGGGTGGCCGACCCGAAGCGCAAGATCGTCGCTCTGTCCGGCGACTACGACTTCCAGTTCCTGATCGAGGAGCTGGCGGTGGGCGCGCAATTCAAGCTGCCCTACATCCACGTGCTGGTGAACAACAGCTATCTCGGGCTGATCCGGCAGGCGCAGCGCGCCTTCCAGATGGACTTCCAGGTCCAGCTCTCCTTCGAGAACATCAACGCCCCGGAGATCGGCGTCTACGGCGTGGACCACGTCGCGGTGGCCGAGGGTCTGGGCTGCAAGGCCATCCGCGTCACCGACCCGGACAACCTGCAATCCGCCTTCGCGCAGGCGCAGCAGTGGATGGACGAGTTCCAGGTCCCGGTGGTCGTCGAGGTCATCCTGGAGCGCGTCACCAACATCGCCATGGGCACGGAGATCAACAACATCACCGAGTTCGAGGACGTGCTGGACGTGCCCGCGGACGAGCCGGAGCTGGTGCGGGTCTGA
- a CDS encoding thiamine phosphate synthase, with protein sequence MMAIPSPRLLAITDRRQAAQPLPDQAARLFAGGLRWLSLREKDLDESRQIALAHALVERARPWGALVTLHGDPDLALAAGTDGVHLPEGADVAAARRRLGPGALVGLSAHDAEGIRRAAAGGADYVTLSPVFPSPSKPGYGPPLGTEGLRRLAAEAPLPVIALGGVESGTIGDCLDAGAAGVAVMGTLMRTPDSLSGLLKALKAGHP encoded by the coding sequence ATGATGGCGATCCCAAGTCCCCGCCTCCTGGCGATCACCGACCGGCGGCAGGCGGCGCAGCCCCTGCCGGATCAGGCGGCGCGCCTGTTCGCCGGGGGGCTGCGATGGCTGTCGCTGCGCGAAAAGGATCTGGACGAGTCGCGGCAGATCGCCCTGGCGCATGCGCTGGTGGAGCGGGCGCGGCCCTGGGGGGCGCTGGTCACGCTGCACGGCGATCCGGATCTGGCGCTGGCCGCCGGGACGGACGGGGTGCATCTGCCGGAGGGCGCCGACGTGGCGGCGGCACGGCGGCGGCTCGGCCCCGGCGCGCTGGTCGGGCTGTCGGCCCACGACGCGGAGGGGATTCGGCGGGCCGCGGCGGGCGGGGCGGACTACGTCACCCTGTCGCCCGTCTTTCCGTCGCCGAGCAAGCCTGGCTACGGCCCGCCGCTCGGGACGGAGGGGCTGAGACGCTTGGCCGCGGAGGCGCCGCTGCCGGTCATCGCGCTCGGCGGCGTGGAGTCGGGCACTATCGGAGACTGTCTGGACGCGGGAGCCGCCGGAGTGGCGGTCATGGGCACGCTGATGCGGACGCCGGACAGCCTGTCCGGTCTGCTCAAGGCCTTGAAAGCTGGACACCCATAA
- a CDS encoding GntR family transcriptional regulator: MNPPPINVQPLDTGTTFRSQAYHALKQAISQMDIYDHNDEIRLEERQLSELLGVSRTPIREALTLLEQEGFIRLQPRRGIFVIRKTKAEIVEMIQVWAALESMAGRMVATQATDEDIRTLWDLFRNFEMRNPKEHVNEYSDANIAFHKSIIRLSGSKLIQEMTDNLFIHIRAIRKLTIGQDNRAERSINDHKEIIKALERRDVDQAEHLIRDHTLGLAAHVEKHCDFLE; the protein is encoded by the coding sequence ATGAACCCTCCGCCGATCAACGTCCAGCCGCTCGACACCGGAACGACCTTCCGCAGCCAAGCGTACCATGCGTTGAAGCAAGCCATCTCGCAAATGGACATTTACGACCATAACGACGAGATCCGGCTTGAGGAGCGGCAGCTCAGCGAGCTGCTGGGCGTCAGCCGGACGCCGATCCGCGAGGCGCTGACCCTGCTGGAGCAGGAGGGGTTCATCCGCCTCCAGCCGCGCCGGGGCATCTTCGTCATCCGCAAGACCAAGGCCGAGATCGTCGAGATGATCCAAGTCTGGGCGGCGCTGGAAAGCATGGCCGGGCGGATGGTCGCGACCCAGGCCACCGACGAGGACATCCGCACCCTGTGGGACCTCTTCCGCAACTTCGAGATGCGGAACCCCAAGGAGCATGTCAACGAATACTCCGACGCCAACATCGCCTTCCACAAGAGCATCATCCGGCTCAGCGGGTCCAAGCTGATCCAGGAGATGACCGACAACCTGTTCATCCACATCCGCGCCATCCGCAAGCTGACCATCGGCCAGGACAACCGGGCGGAGCGGTCGATCAACGACCACAAGGAAATCATCAAGGCCCTGGAACGCCGCGACGTCGATCAGGCCGAACACCTGATCCGCGACCACACGCTGGGTCTGGCGGCGCACGTCGAGAAGCATTGCGACTTCCTGGAGTAA
- the pyk gene encoding pyruvate kinase: MQRNRSTKIVATLGPASSTYSQIFALAEAGVDVFRLNASHGTQRDHAERYRQIRAVEETVGRPIGVLLDLQGPKLRVGTFKEVAVILAGGDRFRLDLDPTPGDRSRVCVPHPEIFASLEPGHELLLNDGRMRLRVLSCGPDHAETEVMVGGTLSDRKGMNVPGTTLALSALSEKDRNDLQFGLTLGVDWIGLSFVQRPEDILEARALIGDRAHIMTKVEKPAALPRLEEIIALSDAVMVARGDLGVELPPEDVPGLQKRMIRLSRAAGKPVIVATQMLESMITEPTPTRAEASDVATAVYDGSDAVMLSAESASGKHPVEAVAMMDRIIRRVERDPLYRRIMDSEHPSPEATTPDALSAAARQIAETISAAGIATFTSTGSTARRASRERPTVPILGLSAERGTARLLSLAWGVHPVWTADVANFAEMVERASLVAAQEGIGAPGQSLIVTAGVPFGTPGTTNSLRVVTITANGLNSVTTAQLHEPA; encoded by the coding sequence ATGCAGCGCAACCGCAGCACCAAGATCGTCGCCACTCTGGGGCCGGCCAGCTCGACCTACAGCCAGATTTTCGCCCTCGCCGAGGCCGGCGTGGATGTCTTCCGCCTGAACGCCAGCCATGGCACGCAGCGCGACCACGCCGAACGCTACCGCCAGATCCGCGCGGTCGAGGAGACGGTCGGGCGCCCCATCGGCGTGCTTCTCGATCTTCAGGGCCCGAAGCTGCGCGTCGGCACCTTCAAGGAGGTGGCGGTGATCCTGGCCGGCGGCGACCGCTTCCGCCTCGACCTCGACCCGACCCCCGGCGACCGCAGCCGCGTCTGCGTTCCCCATCCGGAGATCTTCGCCAGCCTGGAGCCGGGCCACGAGCTTCTGCTGAACGACGGGCGCATGCGCCTGCGCGTGCTGAGCTGCGGCCCCGACCACGCGGAGACCGAGGTCATGGTCGGCGGCACCCTGTCCGACCGCAAGGGCATGAACGTCCCCGGCACCACGCTGGCCCTCAGCGCCCTGTCGGAGAAGGACCGCAACGACCTGCAGTTCGGCCTGACGCTGGGCGTGGACTGGATCGGCCTCAGCTTCGTGCAGCGGCCCGAGGACATCCTGGAGGCGCGCGCCCTGATCGGCGACCGCGCCCACATCATGACCAAGGTGGAGAAGCCCGCCGCCCTGCCCCGACTCGAGGAGATCATCGCCCTGTCGGACGCCGTGATGGTGGCCCGCGGCGACCTCGGCGTGGAGCTGCCGCCGGAGGACGTGCCCGGCCTGCAGAAGCGGATGATCCGCCTGAGCCGCGCCGCCGGCAAGCCGGTGATCGTCGCCACCCAGATGCTGGAATCCATGATCACCGAGCCGACGCCGACGCGCGCCGAGGCGTCGGACGTGGCGACCGCCGTCTATGACGGGTCGGACGCCGTGATGCTGTCGGCGGAGTCCGCGTCGGGCAAGCATCCGGTGGAGGCCGTGGCGATGATGGACCGCATCATCCGCCGGGTCGAGCGCGACCCCCTCTACCGCCGCATCATGGACTCCGAGCACCCGAGCCCGGAGGCGACCACCCCGGACGCCCTGTCCGCCGCGGCCCGTCAGATCGCCGAAACCATCTCGGCCGCCGGCATCGCCACCTTCACCAGCACCGGCTCCACCGCGCGGCGCGCCTCGCGCGAGCGGCCGACCGTGCCGATCCTCGGCCTCAGCGCCGAACGCGGCACCGCCCGCCTGCTGTCGCTGGCCTGGGGCGTGCACCCGGTGTGGACCGCCGACGTGGCGAATTTCGCGGAAATGGTCGAGCGGGCGAGCCTCGTCGCCGCCCAGGAGGGCATCGGCGCCCCCGGCCAGTCGCTGATCGTGACGGCGGGCGTTCCCTTCGGAACGCCCGGCACCACCAACAGCCTGCGCGTGGTCACGATCACCGCGAACGGGCTGAACAGCGTGACGACCGCTCAGCTCCACGAGCCGGCCTGA
- a CDS encoding NUDIX hydrolase, whose translation MNTPVEPLSAAGLILLRDSVDGLEVFMIQRHRDLRFAPGATVFPGGRLDAEDSELPWRELSLPLTDDMPQRMAAIREAFEECGLLMTGGAVDAALLDGLRGASGGTFLERLLAAGIEPDVGALVPFARWVTPESVWRRYDTLFFIAKAPPRQTAVVDGVEAVAGFWGTPQAILAEAEAERLSLVFATRMTLLRLAGCRTVRHAMEEAVRFHPLPPILPRPADTPEGPALCIPEGLGYPLTRVPLEQARLG comes from the coding sequence ATGAACACGCCTGTCGAGCCGCTTTCCGCCGCCGGCCTGATCCTTCTGCGCGACAGCGTGGACGGGCTGGAGGTCTTCATGATCCAGCGCCACCGCGACCTTCGCTTTGCGCCCGGCGCCACGGTGTTTCCCGGCGGGCGGCTGGACGCGGAGGACAGCGAACTGCCCTGGCGGGAGCTGTCGCTGCCGCTGACCGACGACATGCCGCAGCGGATGGCCGCGATCCGCGAGGCGTTCGAGGAGTGCGGGCTGCTGATGACCGGCGGCGCGGTGGATGCCGCCCTTCTCGACGGGCTGCGGGGCGCTTCGGGCGGGACCTTCCTGGAGCGGCTGCTGGCGGCGGGGATTGAGCCGGACGTGGGGGCGCTGGTGCCCTTCGCCCGCTGGGTCACGCCGGAGAGCGTGTGGCGGCGCTACGACACCCTGTTCTTCATCGCCAAGGCGCCGCCGCGCCAGACCGCCGTGGTCGACGGGGTGGAGGCGGTCGCCGGATTCTGGGGCACACCGCAGGCCATCCTGGCCGAGGCGGAAGCCGAGCGGCTGTCGCTGGTCTTCGCCACCCGGATGACTTTGCTGCGTCTGGCCGGCTGCCGCACGGTCCGCCACGCCATGGAGGAGGCCGTGCGCTTTCATCCCCTGCCCCCCATCCTGCCCCGTCCCGCCGACACCCCCGAGGGGCCGGCGCTGTGCATCCCGGAAGGGCTGGGTTACCCGCTGACCCGCGTTCCGCTAGAGCAGGCGCGGCTGGGCTGA
- a CDS encoding PEP/pyruvate-binding domain-containing protein has protein sequence MLHQSIIQGSTDTSGTIAVGAAVVAGHAALPAAGGPVAGGQGVGGQRWVYAFGGGGAEGHGGMQAELGGKGAGLAEMARLGVPVPPGFTIVAEASRRHRAGQGGFPAGLAAQVEEALTRLEGVAGARFGGAENPLLVSVRSGARASMPGMMDTILNLGLTDATVKGLATRSGDARFAYDCYRRLIQTYGTVVQGVGAHVFDAALEAYKETRGLSRDAELRAADWRAVAAAYRAVIEREAGEPFPQDARTQLFAAIGAIFRSWSNARAVTYRALHGIPDDWGTAATVQSMVFGNRGGASGTGVAHSRDPSTGEAALCGEFLADAQGEDIVSGLRTPGPLAGADASLEAVAPAAFAELGRIADRLERHFGDMQEIEFTVQQGRLFILQSRAGKRTPEAGVRIATELAQAGIISRAEAVRRADLPALADSLRPIADPDAPRDVIACGLPASSGAATGIAVFTSDEAVRLAAEGVAVVLCRPETSPHDVHGMQVACAVVTARGGATSHAATVARAMGLPCVTGARMLRVDPAAGVMTAGDVTVRAGEIITVDGGAGHVILGSVPMIRPEPPEAMALLLRWAEGVGE, from the coding sequence ATGCTCCACCAGTCCATCATCCAAGGCTCCACCGACACCAGCGGCACCATCGCCGTCGGTGCCGCTGTGGTTGCCGGGCACGCGGCGCTGCCGGCGGCCGGTGGACCGGTTGCCGGTGGACAGGGCGTTGGTGGACAGCGGTGGGTCTACGCCTTCGGCGGTGGCGGTGCGGAGGGGCACGGCGGCATGCAGGCGGAGCTGGGCGGCAAGGGCGCCGGGCTGGCCGAGATGGCCCGGCTGGGCGTGCCGGTGCCGCCGGGTTTCACCATCGTGGCCGAGGCCAGCCGCCGGCACCGCGCCGGGCAGGGCGGCTTCCCCGCCGGGCTGGCCGCCCAGGTGGAAGAGGCGCTGACCCGGCTGGAAGGCGTGGCGGGGGCCCGCTTCGGCGGGGCGGAAAACCCGCTTCTGGTGTCGGTCCGCTCCGGCGCTCGCGCCTCGATGCCCGGCATGATGGACACCATCCTGAATCTCGGCCTGACCGACGCGACGGTGAAGGGGCTGGCGACGCGCAGCGGCGACGCCCGCTTCGCCTACGATTGCTACCGCCGGCTGATCCAGACCTACGGCACGGTGGTGCAAGGGGTGGGCGCCCATGTCTTCGACGCGGCGCTGGAGGCTTACAAGGAGACGCGCGGGCTGAGCCGCGACGCCGAGCTGCGCGCCGCCGACTGGCGCGCCGTCGCCGCCGCCTACCGCGCGGTGATCGAGCGCGAGGCGGGGGAGCCCTTTCCTCAGGACGCGCGGACCCAGCTCTTCGCCGCCATCGGGGCCATCTTCCGCTCCTGGAGCAACGCCCGCGCCGTGACCTACCGGGCGCTGCACGGCATTCCCGACGACTGGGGCACCGCGGCGACGGTGCAGTCGATGGTGTTCGGCAACCGCGGGGGCGCCTCCGGCACCGGGGTGGCCCACAGCCGCGACCCATCCACCGGCGAGGCCGCGCTGTGCGGCGAGTTCCTGGCCGACGCCCAGGGCGAGGACATCGTGTCCGGCCTGCGCACGCCGGGGCCGCTGGCCGGCGCCGACGCCTCGCTTGAAGCGGTCGCCCCGGCGGCCTTCGCCGAGCTGGGCCGCATCGCCGACCGGCTGGAGCGCCATTTCGGCGACATGCAGGAAATCGAGTTCACCGTCCAGCAGGGCCGCCTGTTCATCCTCCAATCGCGCGCCGGCAAGCGGACCCCGGAAGCGGGGGTGCGGATCGCCACGGAGCTGGCGCAGGCCGGCATCATCTCGCGGGCCGAGGCGGTGCGGCGCGCCGACCTGCCGGCGCTGGCGGACAGCCTGCGCCCCATCGCCGATCCCGACGCCCCCCGCGACGTGATCGCCTGCGGCCTGCCGGCGTCCTCCGGCGCGGCCACCGGCATCGCGGTCTTCACCTCGGACGAGGCGGTGCGGCTGGCGGCGGAAGGCGTGGCGGTGGTGCTGTGCCGTCCGGAAACCTCGCCCCACGACGTGCACGGCATGCAGGTGGCCTGCGCGGTGGTGACCGCCCGCGGCGGAGCGACCAGCCACGCCGCCACCGTCGCCCGCGCCATGGGCCTGCCTTGTGTCACCGGGGCGCGCATGTTGCGCGTCGATCCGGCGGCCGGCGTGATGACCGCGGGGGACGTGACCGTCCGGGCCGGCGAGATCATCACCGTCGACGGCGGGGCCGGCCACGTGATCCTGGGCAGCGTGCCGATGATCCGCCCCGAGCCTCCGGAAGCCATGGCGCTGCTGCTGCGCTGGGCCGAGGGCGTCGGTGAATGA
- a CDS encoding CBS domain-containing protein, whose product MKVADILRTKESRVVTVRSGETIEEAIRLMKSENISALVVKDVCRTEGNAVAGMLSERDVVYALLDRGASVLKTPVFMLMSRAPQTCSPDDSVVHALELMDRHHIRHLPVLDGSTLVGVVSARDFTKLQLTEMVAHTQPPAQETPVYAH is encoded by the coding sequence ATGAAAGTCGCCGACATTCTTCGGACCAAGGAATCCCGCGTCGTCACCGTGCGTTCCGGCGAAACCATCGAGGAGGCCATCCGGCTGATGAAGTCGGAAAACATCAGCGCCCTGGTGGTCAAGGACGTCTGCCGGACCGAGGGCAACGCCGTTGCCGGCATGCTGTCGGAGCGCGACGTCGTCTACGCGCTGCTGGACCGCGGCGCCTCCGTCCTGAAGACGCCGGTCTTCATGCTGATGTCGCGCGCACCGCAGACCTGCTCGCCCGACGACAGCGTCGTCCACGCGCTCGAGCTGATGGACCGCCACCACATCCGCCATCTGCCGGTGCTCGACGGCTCGACGCTGGTCGGCGTCGTCAGCGCCCGCGACTTCACCAAGCTCCAGCTCACCGAGATGGTCGCCCACACCCAGCCCCCGGCCCAGGAAACCCCGGTCTACGCCCACTGA
- a CDS encoding TSUP family transporter: MLAMVLLMVAAFASGVLNAVAGGGAFITFPALLFAGVPPVSANVSSTVALFPGQMASAWAYRNEIRGVTEVSVTAFSVVSLVGGVVGAVLLLTTPDRAFAGLVPWLLLFATAVFAVGSFMPALAARLRLGGRSVLVVQFVIAIYGGYFGGGIGFLMLAALTLFGLRDIHAMNGLRILLAALMNGAAVAAFCLSDAVSWPETAVMAVSAIAGGYAGAYAAKRVSRDVMKWVVVSIGVGLTLYFFIRGAGA, encoded by the coding sequence ATGCTTGCCATGGTGCTGCTGATGGTCGCTGCGTTCGCGTCGGGCGTTCTCAACGCCGTCGCCGGGGGCGGGGCCTTCATCACCTTTCCGGCGCTGCTGTTCGCCGGGGTGCCGCCGGTCAGCGCCAACGTGTCGAGCACCGTCGCCCTGTTCCCCGGCCAGATGGCCAGCGCCTGGGCCTACCGCAACGAGATCCGGGGCGTGACGGAGGTCAGCGTCACCGCCTTCTCCGTGGTCAGCCTCGTCGGTGGCGTGGTCGGGGCCGTCCTGTTGCTGACCACGCCGGACCGCGCCTTCGCCGGGCTGGTGCCCTGGCTGCTGCTGTTCGCCACCGCGGTCTTCGCGGTCGGCAGCTTCATGCCGGCGCTGGCCGCCCGGCTGCGGCTGGGAGGGCGTTCCGTCCTGGTCGTGCAGTTCGTCATCGCCATCTATGGCGGCTATTTCGGCGGCGGGATCGGCTTCCTGATGCTGGCGGCGCTGACCCTGTTCGGCCTGCGCGACATCCACGCCATGAACGGTCTGCGCATCCTGCTGGCCGCGCTGATGAACGGCGCGGCGGTGGCGGCCTTCTGCCTGTCCGACGCGGTGTCCTGGCCGGAAACCGCCGTCATGGCGGTGTCGGCGATCGCCGGCGGCTATGCCGGCGCGTACGCCGCGAAGCGGGTCAGCCGCGACGTGATGAAATGGGTGGTGGTGTCGATCGGCGTGGGGCTGACCCTGTACTTCTTCATCAGGGGCGCCGGGGCCTGA
- a CDS encoding gamma carbonic anhydrase family protein has product MEERVIYAFNDKVPQLSPNCWVAPSATVVGDILLEEDVSVWWGAVMRAEQERIHIGAGSNVQDNAVLHVDPGFPLLIGKNVTIGHLAMVHGCTVGDGSLIGIGATVLNGARIGRDCLIGAHAFIAEGKEIPDRSLVLGAPGKVVRTLSDEDVERMRAPAAVYQERWKSYAKGLRPIAAPGQP; this is encoded by the coding sequence ATGGAGGAACGGGTGATCTACGCCTTCAACGACAAGGTCCCGCAGCTGTCGCCCAACTGCTGGGTGGCCCCCAGCGCCACGGTCGTCGGCGACATCCTGCTGGAGGAGGACGTGTCCGTGTGGTGGGGCGCGGTGATGCGCGCCGAGCAGGAGCGCATCCACATCGGCGCCGGCAGCAACGTCCAGGACAACGCCGTCCTCCACGTCGATCCCGGCTTCCCGCTGCTCATCGGGAAGAACGTGACCATCGGCCATCTGGCGATGGTGCATGGCTGCACGGTGGGCGACGGCAGCCTGATCGGAATCGGCGCCACGGTGCTCAACGGCGCCCGCATCGGCCGCGACTGCCTGATCGGCGCCCACGCCTTCATCGCGGAGGGCAAGGAGATCCCCGACCGCTCGCTGGTGCTCGGCGCGCCGGGCAAGGTGGTGCGCACATTGTCGGACGAGGATGTGGAGCGCATGCGCGCCCCCGCCGCCGTCTATCAGGAGCGGTGGAAGAGCTACGCCAAGGGTCTGCGTCCGATCGCGGCCCCCGGCCAGCCCTGA
- a CDS encoding zinc ribbon domain-containing protein translates to MPLYSYHCTACNHDFEALVRSSETPVCASCGSEALERKVARIAPDTKTDKFLKTARRAAAAEGHFSNYSKAERSRI, encoded by the coding sequence ATGCCGCTCTATTCCTACCATTGCACCGCCTGTAACCACGACTTCGAAGCGCTGGTGCGCTCGTCGGAGACGCCCGTTTGCGCCTCCTGCGGGTCGGAAGCGCTGGAGCGGAAGGTGGCGCGCATCGCGCCCGACACCAAGACCGACAAGTTCCTCAAGACCGCCCGCCGCGCCGCCGCCGCGGAGGGCCATTTCAGCAACTACAGCAAGGCGGAACGCTCGCGTATCTGA